The Streptomyces sp. Je 1-332 genome has a window encoding:
- a CDS encoding acyl-CoA dehydrogenase family protein: MSTVLETEEHQALRAAVAALGKRYGRPYMTRVVADEGHPDELWADAAKLGYLGVNLPEEYGGGGGGIAELSIVLEELGAAGCPLLMMVVSPAICGTVIARFGTEEQKRTWLPGLADGSRTMAFGITEPDAGSNSHRITTTARKDEASGDWLLTGRKVFISGVDIADATLIVGRTEDARTGSLKPCLFIVPRETEGFQRRQIEMELQAPEKQFELTLDDVRLPADALVGDEDAGLLQLFAGLNPERIMTAAFSLGMARFALARAVGYAKERSVWKSPIGAHQAIAHPLAQSHIDIELARLMMQKAARLYDEGDDMGAGEAANMAKLAAADACVKAVDQSVHTLGGNGLTKEFGLASLIVASRVARIAPVSREMILNYVSHQTLGLPKSY, translated from the coding sequence ATGAGCACCGTCCTCGAAACCGAAGAGCACCAGGCCCTGCGCGCGGCGGTCGCCGCCCTGGGCAAGCGCTACGGCCGCCCGTACATGACCCGGGTCGTGGCGGACGAAGGCCACCCCGACGAGCTGTGGGCGGACGCGGCCAAGCTCGGCTACCTGGGCGTGAACCTCCCCGAGGAGTACGGCGGCGGAGGCGGCGGGATCGCGGAACTCTCCATAGTCCTTGAGGAGTTGGGCGCTGCGGGCTGTCCCCTCCTGATGATGGTCGTCTCGCCCGCGATCTGCGGCACCGTCATCGCCCGCTTCGGCACCGAGGAGCAGAAGCGGACCTGGCTGCCCGGTCTCGCCGACGGCAGCCGCACCATGGCCTTCGGCATCACCGAACCCGACGCGGGCTCCAACTCGCACCGCATCACCACGACCGCCCGCAAGGACGAGGCGAGCGGGGACTGGCTCCTGACCGGCCGCAAGGTGTTCATCTCGGGTGTGGACATCGCCGACGCGACGCTGATCGTGGGCCGCACGGAAGACGCGCGCACCGGCAGCCTCAAGCCGTGCCTCTTCATCGTCCCGCGCGAGACCGAGGGCTTCCAGCGGCGGCAGATAGAGATGGAACTCCAGGCCCCCGAGAAGCAGTTCGAGCTGACCCTGGACGACGTACGCCTGCCCGCCGACGCCCTGGTGGGCGACGAGGACGCGGGGCTGCTCCAGCTGTTCGCAGGACTCAACCCCGAGCGGATCATGACGGCGGCGTTCTCGCTCGGCATGGCGCGCTTCGCCCTCGCCCGTGCGGTCGGCTACGCCAAGGAACGCAGCGTCTGGAAGAGCCCGATCGGCGCCCACCAGGCGATCGCCCACCCCCTCGCGCAGTCCCACATCGACATCGAACTGGCCCGCCTGATGATGCAGAAGGCCGCGAGGCTCTACGACGAGGGCGACGACATGGGCGCGGGCGAGGCCGCCAATATGGCCAAGCTCGCGGCTGCCGACGCGTGCGTGAAGGCCGTCGACCAGTCGGTGCACACGCTCGGCGGCAACGGCCTGACGAAGGAGTTCGGCCTCGCCTCGCTGATCGTGGCGTCACGGGTGGCGCGGATCGCGCCGGTGAGCCGGGAAATGATCCTCAACTACGTGTCGCACCAGACGCTGGGCCTGCCCAAGTCGTACTGA
- a CDS encoding biotin carboxylase N-terminal domain-containing protein, which translates to MTNPTTISTILVANRGEIACRVFRTCRDLGIATVAVYSDADADALHVREADSAVRLPGATPADTYLRGELVVKAAQAAGADAVHPGYGFLSENADFARAVLDAGLVWIGPPPEAIESMASKTRAKELMGIAPLGKVTEAELPVLVKAAAGGGGRGMRVVRELGDLEGELAAAGAEAASAFGDGEVFVEPYLEGGRHVEVQIMADAYDTVWALGTRDCTLQRRHQKVIEESPAPGLADGLVDELHAQAVRAARVTGYRGAGTVEFLVAGDRAHFLEMNTRLQVEHPVTEAVFGIDLVALQIQVAEGERLAEEPPPARGHAVEARLYAEDPAAEWAPQTGTLHRLHVPGVRLDTGYVDGDTIGVHYDPMLAKAIVYAPTRAAALRALAGAMERAVVHGPVTNRELLVRSLRHPEFVEARMDTGFYDRHLADLAAPAPDPHAPLAAALADAHGRSRFGGWRNLASQPQVKLFRSEPDGAEHEVRYRHTREGLSAEGVRVLAVSGELVVLEVDGVRRQFTVNRYGGDRVYVGNTALTALPLLPEPTTRQSPGSLLAPMPGTVVRLADGLTEGARVTAGQPLIWLEAMKMEHRISSPASGTLTALHAAPGRQVEVGALLAVVAVEDTAGVVQEEQPV; encoded by the coding sequence ATGACGAACCCCACCACGATCAGCACCATCCTCGTCGCCAACCGCGGCGAGATCGCCTGCCGCGTCTTCCGCACCTGCCGGGACCTCGGGATCGCCACCGTGGCCGTGTACTCCGACGCGGACGCGGACGCCCTGCACGTCCGCGAGGCCGACTCCGCCGTACGGCTGCCGGGCGCGACGCCCGCGGACACGTATCTGCGGGGTGAACTCGTCGTCAAGGCCGCGCAGGCGGCGGGCGCGGACGCCGTCCACCCCGGCTACGGCTTCCTCTCCGAGAACGCGGACTTCGCGCGCGCGGTCCTCGACGCCGGGCTCGTATGGATCGGGCCGCCGCCCGAAGCCATCGAATCCATGGCCTCCAAGACGCGCGCCAAGGAGCTCATGGGCATCGCGCCTCTGGGCAAGGTCACCGAAGCCGAACTGCCGGTCCTGGTGAAGGCGGCGGCCGGTGGCGGCGGGCGCGGCATGCGCGTCGTACGGGAACTGGGCGATCTGGAAGGCGAGTTGGCGGCCGCCGGCGCCGAGGCGGCCAGTGCCTTCGGGGACGGCGAGGTCTTCGTCGAGCCCTATCTGGAGGGCGGCCGGCACGTCGAGGTGCAGATCATGGCCGACGCGTACGACACCGTCTGGGCGCTCGGCACACGGGACTGCACGCTCCAGCGCAGGCACCAGAAGGTCATCGAGGAGTCACCGGCGCCGGGGCTGGCCGACGGGCTCGTCGACGAGCTGCACGCGCAGGCCGTGCGGGCGGCGCGCGTCACCGGATATCGCGGGGCGGGCACGGTGGAGTTCCTGGTCGCGGGCGACCGCGCGCACTTCCTGGAGATGAACACCCGCCTTCAGGTCGAACACCCGGTCACCGAGGCCGTGTTCGGGATCGATCTCGTGGCGCTGCAGATCCAGGTCGCGGAGGGCGAACGGCTCGCGGAAGAGCCGCCGCCCGCGCGCGGCCACGCGGTGGAGGCCCGCCTCTACGCCGAGGACCCGGCCGCCGAGTGGGCCCCGCAGACCGGCACCCTGCACCGGCTCCATGTGCCGGGCGTGCGGCTCGACACCGGTTACGTGGACGGCGACACGATCGGCGTGCACTACGACCCGATGCTGGCCAAGGCCATCGTGTACGCCCCCACGCGGGCGGCGGCCCTGCGTGCCCTCGCGGGGGCAATGGAGCGCGCGGTCGTCCACGGGCCCGTCACCAACAGGGAGTTGCTCGTACGGTCCTTGCGGCACCCGGAGTTCGTCGAGGCCCGCATGGACACGGGCTTCTACGACCGGCACCTCGCCGACCTCGCGGCCCCCGCCCCGGACCCGCACGCCCCGCTGGCCGCCGCGCTCGCCGACGCGCACGGGCGCTCCCGGTTCGGCGGCTGGCGCAACCTCGCGTCGCAGCCGCAGGTCAAGCTCTTCCGGAGCGAGCCGGACGGCGCCGAACACGAGGTGCGCTACCGGCACACACGGGAGGGGCTGAGCGCGGAGGGGGTGCGGGTGCTGGCCGTGTCCGGCGAGCTCGTCGTGCTCGAAGTCGACGGTGTGCGCAGGCAGTTCACCGTGAACCGTTACGGCGGTGACCGCGTGTACGTCGGCAACACCGCCCTCACCGCGCTCCCGCTGCTCCCCGAGCCCACCACCAGGCAGTCGCCCGGCTCCCTGCTCGCCCCGATGCCCGGCACGGTCGTGCGTCTGGCCGACGGGCTCACGGAAGGGGCGCGGGTGACCGCCGGGCAGCCCCTCATCTGGCTGGAGGCCATGAAGATGGAGCACCGTATCTCCTCTCCCGCCTCCGGCACGCTCACCGCCCTGCACGCCGCGCCCGGCCGCCAGGTCGAGGTCGGGGCGCTGCTCGCAGTCGTGGCCGTCGAAGACACCGCAGGCGTCGTACAGGAGGAGCAACCCGTATGA
- a CDS encoding carboxyl transferase domain-containing protein, whose amino-acid sequence MTVLASALDPASAEYAEHREAMLGKLAELDAEQAKALEGGGEKYVARHRKRGKLLARERIELLLDPDTPFLELSPLAAWGSDYPVGASMVTGIGVVEGVECLITANDPTVRGGASNPWTLKKAFRAHEIGHANRLPSIHLVESGGADLPSQKEIFIPGGALFKHLTQSSAAGVPTVAVVFGNSTAGGAYVPGMSDHVIMVKERAKVFLGGPPLVKMATGEESDDESLGGAEMHARTSGLADYLAEDERDALRQARRVVKRLNWRKAYFDPAANTVVEPPKYDADELLGIVPGDLKVPFDPREVIARIVDASDFDEFKPLYGTSLTTGWAALHGYPIGILANAQGVLFSEESQKAAQFIQLANQRDIPLLFLHNTTGYMVGKEYEQGGIIKHGAMMINAVSNSRVPHLSVLMGASYGAGHYGMCGRAYDPRFLFAWPSSKSAVMGPQQLAGVLSIVARTSAAAKGQPYDDDADAGLRAMVEQQIESESLPMFLSGRLYDDGVIDPRDTRTVLGLCLSAIHTAPYEGARGGFGVFRM is encoded by the coding sequence GTGACCGTCCTCGCGTCCGCGCTCGACCCCGCGAGCGCCGAGTACGCCGAGCACCGCGAGGCCATGCTGGGCAAGCTCGCCGAGCTCGACGCCGAGCAGGCCAAGGCTCTTGAGGGCGGCGGCGAGAAGTACGTGGCCCGGCATCGGAAGCGCGGCAAGCTGCTCGCCCGGGAGCGGATCGAGTTGCTCCTGGACCCTGACACGCCGTTCCTCGAACTGTCGCCGCTCGCCGCCTGGGGGAGCGACTACCCCGTAGGCGCCTCGATGGTCACCGGCATCGGTGTCGTGGAGGGCGTGGAATGTCTGATCACCGCCAACGACCCGACCGTGCGCGGCGGCGCGAGCAACCCCTGGACCCTGAAGAAGGCCTTCCGCGCCCATGAGATCGGGCACGCCAACCGGCTGCCGTCCATCCATCTCGTGGAGTCCGGGGGCGCCGACCTGCCGTCCCAGAAGGAGATCTTCATCCCGGGCGGTGCGCTCTTCAAGCACCTCACCCAGTCGTCGGCCGCCGGTGTCCCGACGGTCGCCGTCGTCTTCGGCAACTCCACGGCGGGCGGCGCGTACGTCCCCGGCATGAGCGACCACGTGATCATGGTCAAGGAGCGTGCCAAGGTCTTCCTCGGCGGTCCGCCGCTGGTGAAGATGGCCACCGGCGAGGAGAGCGACGACGAGTCGCTCGGCGGCGCCGAGATGCACGCCCGTACCTCCGGCCTCGCCGACTATCTCGCCGAGGACGAGCGCGACGCGCTGCGGCAGGCGCGGCGGGTCGTCAAACGCCTCAACTGGCGCAAGGCGTACTTCGATCCGGCCGCGAACACCGTCGTCGAGCCGCCCAAGTACGACGCGGACGAGCTGCTCGGCATCGTGCCCGGCGACCTCAAGGTCCCCTTCGATCCGCGCGAGGTCATCGCCCGCATCGTCGACGCCTCCGACTTCGACGAGTTCAAGCCGCTCTACGGGACGAGCCTCACGACGGGGTGGGCCGCACTGCACGGCTATCCCATCGGGATTCTGGCCAACGCGCAGGGCGTGCTCTTCAGCGAGGAGTCCCAGAAGGCCGCGCAGTTCATCCAGTTGGCCAACCAGCGGGACATTCCGCTGCTCTTCCTGCACAACACCACCGGCTACATGGTCGGCAAGGAGTACGAGCAGGGCGGCATCATCAAACACGGCGCGATGATGATCAACGCCGTGTCGAACTCCCGGGTGCCGCACCTGAGCGTGCTGATGGGCGCCTCGTACGGAGCCGGGCACTACGGCATGTGCGGACGCGCCTACGACCCGCGCTTCCTCTTCGCCTGGCCCAGCTCCAAGTCGGCGGTCATGGGGCCGCAGCAGCTTGCCGGGGTCCTGTCGATCGTGGCCCGCACCTCCGCCGCCGCGAAGGGGCAGCCCTACGACGACGACGCGGACGCGGGCCTGCGCGCCATGGTGGAGCAGCAGATCGAGTCGGAGTCGCTGCCGATGTTCCTTTCCGGGCGGCTCTACGACGACGGGGTCATCGATCCCCGCGACACCCGCACGGTCCTCGGCCTGTGTCTGTCCGCGATCCACACCGCCCCCTACGAGGGCGCGCGCGGTGGCTTCGGCGTCTTTCGGATGTGA
- a CDS encoding acyclic terpene utilization AtuA family protein: MRIGNASGFYGDRFDAMRDMLTGGPLDVLTGDYLAELTMLILGRDRLKDPARGYAKTFLRQLEECLGLAQERGVKIVANAGGLNPGGLADAVRELAGRLGIGARVAHVEGDDLGPRFPDALTANAYLGGAGIAACLRAGADVVVTGRVTDAALVSGPAAAHFGWGEGDHDRLAGAVVAGHILECGTQATGGNYAFFGERSQGELLRPGFPVAEIHEDGSSVITKQDGTGGFVDVGTVTAQLLYETSGARYAGPDVTARLDTATLTQEGPDRVRVAGVRGEAPPPTLKVGLNRLGGFRNEVVFVLTGLDVDAKAGLVRAQVEDALTRSKSRPQEVRWELSRTDRPDAPSEETASALLRLVVRDPRQDPVGRALSGAAIELALGSYPGFHVTAPPGKGAPYGVFEAAYVERGTVDHVAVLPGGERHPVAGAGDTLVLEELGEPPLPTPLPDGPTRRAPLGLVAGARSGDKGGDANVGVWARTDDAWRWLAHELTVERFRELIPEAAELTVVRHVLPNLRALNFVVGGILGAGVASQARFDPQAKGLGEWLRARHVDVPAGLVEVTEPTEVLP, translated from the coding sequence CTGCGGATCGGCAACGCGTCCGGGTTCTACGGCGACCGTTTCGACGCCATGCGCGACATGCTCACCGGCGGTCCGCTCGACGTCCTCACCGGCGACTATCTCGCCGAACTGACCATGCTGATCCTCGGGCGTGACCGGCTCAAGGACCCCGCGCGCGGCTACGCGAAGACCTTCCTGCGGCAGCTGGAGGAGTGTCTGGGGCTCGCCCAGGAGCGGGGGGTCAAGATCGTCGCCAATGCCGGGGGGCTCAATCCCGGCGGGCTCGCCGACGCCGTAAGGGAGTTGGCGGGCCGGCTCGGGATCGGTGCGCGGGTCGCGCATGTGGAGGGGGACGACCTCGGGCCCCGCTTCCCGGATGCTCTCACCGCCAACGCCTACCTCGGCGGCGCCGGGATCGCCGCCTGTCTGCGCGCCGGCGCCGATGTCGTCGTCACCGGGCGCGTGACCGACGCCGCTCTCGTCAGCGGGCCCGCCGCCGCCCACTTCGGGTGGGGTGAGGGCGACCACGACCGGCTCGCGGGTGCGGTGGTCGCCGGGCACATCCTGGAGTGCGGGACGCAGGCCACCGGGGGCAACTACGCCTTCTTCGGGGAGCGTTCGCAGGGCGAGCTGCTCCGGCCAGGCTTTCCGGTCGCCGAGATCCATGAGGACGGGTCGAGCGTCATCACCAAGCAGGACGGCACGGGCGGCTTCGTCGACGTCGGCACGGTCACCGCGCAGCTGCTGTACGAGACCTCCGGCGCCCGGTACGCCGGGCCCGATGTCACCGCCCGGCTCGACACGGCCACCCTCACGCAGGAGGGGCCCGACCGGGTGCGCGTCGCGGGTGTGCGCGGCGAAGCCCCGCCGCCGACCCTGAAGGTGGGACTCAACCGGCTCGGCGGCTTCCGCAACGAAGTCGTCTTCGTCCTCACCGGACTCGACGTGGACGCCAAGGCGGGGCTCGTGCGGGCTCAGGTGGAGGACGCGCTCACCCGGTCCAAGTCCCGCCCCCAGGAGGTGCGGTGGGAACTGTCCCGCACCGACCGCCCCGACGCCCCGAGCGAGGAGACCGCGTCCGCTCTGCTGCGGCTCGTCGTGCGCGACCCGCGGCAGGACCCCGTCGGCCGCGCCCTGAGCGGCGCCGCGATCGAGCTGGCCCTCGGCAGCTATCCCGGATTCCATGTGACGGCGCCCCCGGGCAAGGGCGCGCCCTACGGAGTCTTCGAAGCCGCGTACGTCGAGCGTGGCACCGTCGACCATGTGGCCGTCCTTCCCGGCGGTGAGCGGCACCCCGTCGCGGGCGCCGGCGACACCCTCGTACTCGAAGAACTGGGCGAGCCGCCCCTGCCCACGCCGCTGCCGGACGGCCCCACCCGCCGCGCCCCCCTCGGCCTCGTCGCCGGGGCCCGCAGCGGCGACAAGGGCGGGGACGCGAACGTCGGCGTCTGGGCGCGCACGGACGACGCCTGGCGGTGGCTCGCCCACGAGCTGACCGTCGAGCGGTTCCGCGAACTCATCCCCGAAGCCGCCGAGTTGACCGTCGTACGCCATGTCCTGCCGAACCTGCGGGCGCTGAACTTCGTCGTCGGGGGAATCCTCGGCGCGGGCGTCGCGTCCCAGGCCCGCTTCGACCCGCAGGCCAAGGGCCTGGGCGAGTGGCTGCGCGCCCGCCACGTCGACGTACCGGCCGGACTCGTAGAAGTGACCGAACCGACGGAGGTACTCCCGTGA
- a CDS encoding TIGR03084 family metal-binding protein, whose translation MSEAVPVLDDLRRESEELDQLVEGLGERAWALDTPADGWTVAHQIAHLAWTDRAALTAVTDGDAFGRLVEEALAAPDSFVDDGAEEGAALPPGELLTRWRDGRDALLKALTAAPRGTRFPWYGPPMSATSMATARLMETWAHGQDVSDALGVEREPTDRLRHVAHIGVRARDFSFGVRGSSAPDSPFRVELRLPSEELWASGPDDAAQRVTGPALDFCLLVTQRAHRDDLALRAEGADAERWLDIAQAFAGPPGPGRPAKGADQ comes from the coding sequence GTGTCCGAAGCTGTGCCCGTACTCGATGATCTGCGCCGTGAGAGCGAGGAACTCGACCAGCTCGTGGAGGGGTTGGGCGAGCGGGCTTGGGCGCTCGACACCCCTGCTGACGGCTGGACCGTCGCCCACCAGATCGCCCATCTCGCCTGGACCGACCGGGCCGCGCTGACCGCCGTCACCGACGGGGACGCCTTTGGCCGGCTCGTCGAGGAGGCGCTCGCGGCTCCCGATTCCTTCGTCGACGACGGGGCCGAGGAAGGGGCCGCGCTGCCGCCCGGTGAGCTGCTCACGCGGTGGCGGGACGGGCGCGATGCCCTGCTCAAGGCGTTGACCGCCGCCCCGCGCGGCACCCGCTTCCCCTGGTACGGGCCGCCCATGTCGGCCACCTCCATGGCTACCGCACGGCTCATGGAGACCTGGGCCCACGGCCAGGACGTCTCCGACGCGCTGGGCGTCGAGCGGGAGCCGACCGACCGGTTGCGGCACGTGGCTCATATCGGGGTCCGGGCCCGGGACTTCTCCTTCGGTGTACGGGGATCGAGTGCGCCCGACAGTCCCTTCCGGGTCGAGCTGCGGCTGCCCTCGGAGGAGTTGTGGGCCAGTGGCCCCGACGATGCCGCTCAGCGCGTGACCGGGCCCGCGCTCGATTTCTGTCTTCTCGTCACGCAGCGCGCGCACCGGGACGATCTCGCCCTGCGTGCGGAAGGCGCCGACGCCGAGCGGTGGCTGGACATCGCGCAGGCCTTCGCGGGCCCGCCGGGACCGGGACGCCCGGCGAAGGGCGCCGACCAGTGA
- a CDS encoding EamA family transporter, whose translation MPAGRWGALGPVGLVLAGGVSVQFGGAIAVSVMPKAGALGIVTLRLAFAALVLMIVCRPRLRGYSRADWGTVVAFGVAMAGMNGLFYQSVARIPMGPAVTLEVLGPLALSVFASRRAVNLVWAGLALCGVFLLGGGGGFSGLDPAGVAYALGAGAMWATYIMFSARTGRRFPQADGLALAMVVAAVLFLPLGLIESGDKLVRPEVLALGAAVAVMSSVLPYTLELLALRRLPASTFAIMMSLEPAIAAVAGFLVLNQALSVNEALAISLVIAASMGAVRTQVGRGKPRASGDVVSGSTPEAVVAGATEPGAAEPGAAVPEAAEPGATATVPETTGK comes from the coding sequence GTGCCCGCAGGGCGGTGGGGTGCCCTGGGGCCCGTCGGGCTGGTGCTCGCGGGCGGTGTCTCCGTGCAGTTCGGCGGGGCCATCGCCGTGAGCGTGATGCCCAAGGCCGGAGCCCTCGGCATCGTGACCCTGAGGCTCGCCTTCGCCGCGCTGGTGCTGATGATCGTCTGCCGGCCCAGGCTGCGGGGGTACTCGCGGGCCGACTGGGGCACCGTGGTCGCCTTCGGGGTGGCCATGGCCGGGATGAACGGGCTCTTCTACCAGTCCGTCGCCCGGATTCCCATGGGGCCCGCCGTGACGCTCGAGGTGCTCGGGCCGCTCGCCCTCTCCGTCTTCGCGTCGCGCCGAGCCGTGAACCTCGTCTGGGCCGGGCTCGCCCTGTGCGGCGTCTTTCTGCTGGGCGGCGGGGGCGGCTTCAGCGGGCTCGATCCGGCCGGTGTGGCGTACGCCCTCGGCGCCGGTGCCATGTGGGCCACGTACATCATGTTCAGCGCCCGTACGGGGCGTCGCTTCCCGCAGGCCGACGGGCTCGCCCTCGCGATGGTCGTCGCGGCCGTGCTCTTCCTGCCGCTCGGTCTCATCGAGTCCGGGGACAAGCTCGTGCGGCCCGAGGTGCTCGCCCTTGGCGCGGCCGTCGCCGTGATGTCCTCCGTGCTGCCCTACACGCTCGAACTGCTCGCCCTGCGCCGGCTTCCCGCCTCCACCTTCGCCATCATGATGAGCCTGGAACCGGCCATCGCGGCGGTCGCCGGGTTCCTCGTCCTGAACCAGGCCCTCTCCGTGAACGAGGCGCTGGCCATCTCGCTCGTCATCGCCGCCAGCATGGGCGCCGTGCGGACCCAGGTCGGACGCGGGAAGCCCCGCGCCTCCGGGGACGTCGTGTCGGGGTCCACCCCCGAAGCCGTGGTCGCGGGCGCGACGGAACCGGGCGCGGCGGAACCGGGCGCGGCAGTACCGGAAGCCGCGGAACCGGGCGCGACGGCGACGGTCCCGGAGACGACCGGAAAGTAA
- a CDS encoding cupin domain-containing protein translates to MSSTNADFAALITRASEAETSADPSSVMTFLAETDGVDGADGTGGGFTAYRSSFAEGAVGAPAHLHTKATELFFVISGSLRVLVGEEVTVLNAGDFLAVPPHTPHAFAAAPGREADVLFLFTPGMGRFDYLRLLGSVMRGEADPKAIAESSERFDNHYVDSPVWREALARS, encoded by the coding sequence ATGAGCAGCACGAACGCCGACTTCGCCGCCCTCATCACCCGTGCTTCCGAGGCCGAGACCAGTGCCGATCCGAGCAGCGTGATGACGTTCCTGGCCGAGACGGACGGGGTGGACGGGGCGGACGGAACGGGGGGCGGATTCACCGCCTACCGGTCCTCGTTCGCGGAGGGGGCCGTAGGGGCTCCCGCGCACCTGCACACCAAGGCCACCGAGCTCTTCTTCGTGATCAGTGGCTCGCTGCGGGTCCTGGTGGGGGAGGAGGTCACCGTGCTGAACGCGGGCGACTTCCTCGCCGTTCCCCCGCACACCCCGCACGCCTTCGCGGCGGCTCCGGGCCGCGAGGCGGATGTGCTGTTCCTCTTCACCCCGGGCATGGGCCGCTTCGACTACCTGCGTCTCCTCGGCAGTGTGATGCGCGGTGAGGCCGACCCGAAGGCGATCGCGGAGTCCTCCGAGCGTTTCGACAACCACTACGTCGACAGCCCGGTGTGGCGGGAAGCTCTCGCCCGCTCGTGA